A single window of Xylocopilactobacillus apicola DNA harbors:
- a CDS encoding DUF1129 family protein, which produces MSDKKEKVIEQEAPKHSQDELTKKNSDYVFQLRKVLVNEENYSEQEADEYVESILGEIIEAQRKGMPANRLYGTPRKKASDHIKGEKSKPASKFSILWLDNSVIFAFLLSAMTCLVLLTSKTKSASSASGIVTVILMSAEFGCPWAYFTRWMSQPKEERASWLKLIGVIILGFLGLLVVTGIAAIIPPAFNPTFDAFIYLVLAALLFGAHYYLKRKYHIVGTIF; this is translated from the coding sequence ATGAGTGATAAAAAAGAGAAAGTTATCGAGCAAGAAGCTCCAAAACATTCGCAAGATGAATTGACAAAGAAAAACAGTGATTACGTTTTTCAATTACGCAAAGTTTTGGTCAATGAAGAAAATTACAGCGAACAAGAAGCTGACGAATATGTCGAAAGCATTTTAGGCGAAATTATCGAAGCTCAGCGCAAAGGGATGCCAGCTAATCGTCTTTATGGAACACCTCGGAAAAAAGCAAGTGATCATATTAAAGGCGAAAAATCGAAGCCAGCAAGTAAATTTAGCATTCTTTGGCTAGATAACTCAGTGATTTTTGCCTTCCTGCTTAGCGCAATGACTTGTTTAGTGCTGTTGACGTCCAAAACCAAGTCGGCCTCTAGTGCGAGCGGAATTGTGACTGTTATTTTAATGTCAGCGGAGTTTGGCTGTCCGTGGGCATATTTCACGCGCTGGATGTCTCAGCCGAAAGAAGAGCGAGCTTCCTGGCTTAAATTAATTGGTGTAATTATCCTCGGATTCTTAGGATTGCTTGTTGTGACGGGAATTGCAGCAATTATTCCGCCTGCGTTCAATCCAACATTTGACGCCTTTATTTACTTAGTTCTGGCAGCCTTACTGTTCGGAGCGCACTATTATTTGAAACGCAAGTACCATATTGTTGGAACAATTTTCTAG
- the ychF gene encoding redox-regulated ATPase YchF, translating into MSLTAGIVGLPNVGKSTLFNAITNAGAEMANYPFATIEPNVGVVEVPDKRLDRLQEIIPAKKIIPTTFEFTDIAGIVKGASKGEGLGNKFLANIREVDAIVHIVRAFDDPNITSVTGTVDPKDDIETINLELEIADLDSVTKRLGRVEKVARAHDKEAMAELPLLQRIKKALEEGKPARSLEFNKDEAKIVKGFFLLTTKPVIYVANISDESIADPMQSPYFKVVKEIADSENSPALAISVRTEEEISELDPSDRSDFLADLGAKESGLDQLIQATYRLLGLGTFFTAGGKENRAWTYKVGTKAPQAAGIIHSDFERGFIRAETVSFSDLDQYGSMEAVKEAGRLRIEGKDYVVQDGDIFEFRFNV; encoded by the coding sequence ATGAGTTTAACAGCAGGAATCGTTGGGTTACCCAACGTTGGAAAGTCCACATTGTTTAATGCAATTACAAATGCCGGAGCGGAAATGGCAAACTATCCGTTTGCAACGATTGAGCCGAATGTCGGAGTTGTTGAAGTTCCGGACAAACGGCTAGATCGACTTCAAGAAATTATCCCTGCCAAAAAGATTATTCCGACTACTTTTGAGTTTACCGACATTGCTGGGATTGTAAAAGGTGCCAGTAAAGGTGAAGGATTAGGAAATAAGTTTTTGGCAAATATCAGGGAAGTTGACGCGATTGTTCACATTGTTCGAGCATTTGATGATCCTAATATTACTTCAGTGACGGGAACAGTTGATCCGAAAGATGATATTGAAACAATCAATTTAGAATTAGAAATTGCTGATTTAGATAGCGTTACTAAGCGATTAGGACGAGTAGAAAAAGTGGCTCGAGCTCATGATAAAGAGGCAATGGCTGAACTACCGCTCTTACAAAGAATTAAAAAGGCTTTAGAGGAGGGCAAGCCCGCTCGGTCATTAGAATTTAATAAAGATGAAGCGAAAATTGTGAAAGGGTTCTTCCTCTTAACCACTAAGCCGGTAATCTATGTTGCAAATATTAGTGATGAAAGTATTGCTGATCCGATGCAGTCACCATATTTTAAAGTGGTTAAAGAAATTGCCGATAGTGAGAACTCACCTGCCTTAGCCATTTCAGTGAGAACTGAAGAGGAAATTTCAGAACTTGATCCAAGTGATCGCTCAGATTTCTTAGCGGACCTTGGGGCAAAAGAGTCAGGACTTGATCAATTGATTCAAGCAACTTATCGTTTGTTGGGGCTTGGGACATTTTTCACTGCTGGCGGTAAAGAAAACCGTGCATGGACCTATAAAGTTGGAACCAAGGCACCACAAGCTGCTGGAATAATTCATAGTGATTTTGAGCGTGGTTTTATTAGAGCAGAAACTGTATCTTTTAGTGACTTAGATCAGTATGGCAGTATGGAAGCAGTAAAAGAAGCAGGTCGATTAAGAATTGAAGGCAAGGATTACGTTGTTCAAGACGGAGATATTTTTGAATTTAGGTTTAATGTCTAA
- a CDS encoding DUF951 domain-containing protein, translated as MEIWLNDQVVMKKPHACGKNHWQIVRVGADIGIICLACQHKIVLPRADFLKKCKKIEHTPESTDGSGRVIIDRLGDK; from the coding sequence ATGGAGATTTGGCTTAATGATCAGGTAGTGATGAAAAAACCACATGCTTGTGGAAAAAATCACTGGCAAATAGTGAGAGTAGGTGCGGATATTGGAATCATTTGCCTTGCCTGTCAGCACAAAATTGTGCTGCCGCGAGCTGATTTTTTAAAAAAATGCAAAAAAATTGAACATACCCCTGAAAGTACTGATGGTTCAGGGCGAGTAATAATTGATAGGTTAGGAGATAAATGA
- a CDS encoding ParB/RepB/Spo0J family partition protein: MATKKNRGLGTGLDAFFSNDPLQDLNQSSEGIKEIELKEIRPNPYQPRQIFDQDKLKELADSIAQSGVFQPVIVKKGVNGYELIAGERRFRASKLAGKTLIPAIVRDYTDEQVLEITVLENLQREDLSPIEEGQAFVTLIKKLNLTQDEVAKKVGKSRPYITNYIRLLQLPDSVKGLVETRKLSNAQARALLKLQDPEAIERLAKKVVNEGLTVRQIEKYIDENQGVNKAAKKTAVEPTPFVRSTRSSLEDLLDTKVKIQQSMRGKGKIEIDFASEDDLARIIGLLNVEAD; this comes from the coding sequence ATGGCAACTAAAAAAAATCGAGGGCTCGGCACGGGTTTGGATGCCTTTTTTTCAAATGATCCCCTGCAGGACTTAAATCAAAGTTCGGAAGGTATTAAAGAAATTGAGTTAAAAGAAATTCGTCCCAATCCTTATCAACCGCGGCAGATCTTTGATCAAGACAAATTAAAAGAATTAGCAGATTCAATTGCTCAAAGTGGAGTTTTCCAGCCAGTTATCGTAAAAAAAGGTGTCAACGGATATGAATTAATTGCTGGGGAGCGGAGATTTCGCGCTTCAAAACTGGCAGGCAAAACCTTAATTCCAGCAATTGTGCGCGATTATACCGACGAACAGGTCTTAGAAATTACGGTTTTGGAGAATTTACAGCGTGAGGATTTATCGCCGATTGAAGAGGGTCAAGCATTTGTGACGTTAATCAAGAAGCTTAATTTAACGCAAGATGAAGTGGCCAAAAAGGTTGGTAAAAGTCGACCGTATATTACTAATTATATTAGACTTTTACAGTTGCCAGACTCGGTTAAGGGCTTGGTAGAAACTCGAAAACTTTCAAACGCTCAAGCGCGCGCATTGCTGAAACTACAAGATCCTGAGGCAATTGAACGATTAGCAAAAAAAGTCGTTAATGAAGGATTGACTGTTCGGCAGATTGAGAAATATATTGATGAAAATCAAGGTGTGAATAAGGCAGCGAAAAAGACTGCAGTTGAGCCAACTCCTTTTGTCAGAAGTACGCGCAGTTCACTTGAAGATTTGTTAGATACGAAGGTCAAAATTCAGCAGTCGATGCGCGGAAAAGGGAAAATTGAAATTGATTTTGCCTCTGAGGATGACTTAGCGCGGATTATCGGTTTGTTAAACGTTGAGGCTGATTAA
- a CDS encoding AAA family ATPase, whose product MGKIIAIANQKGGVGKTTTTANLGASLGQLGKNVLLVDFDPQGNLTTGFLGSAKTIIQKDVTDALTKQVPVKNTIIKTKFENVSILPAASNRLATIETEYANVEGRELLLKDILDQVKDTYDFIFIDCPPSLGMLSIQAFTSSDTVLITLQSEFYALEGLSQLLNTIDQVRRRSNPQLGIEGVLITMYDARTLLGAQVIGDVRNYFYNKVYDTIIPRNIGLAEAPSHQMPIYYYDSRSKGAIAYIELAKEVLQANGN is encoded by the coding sequence ATGGGGAAGATAATAGCGATAGCAAATCAAAAAGGCGGGGTTGGAAAAACGACAACTACTGCGAATCTAGGAGCTTCACTGGGCCAATTAGGTAAAAATGTTTTGCTGGTTGATTTTGATCCGCAGGGTAATTTGACAACTGGTTTTTTGGGCTCGGCCAAGACGATCATCCAAAAGGATGTAACTGATGCTTTAACTAAGCAAGTTCCAGTTAAAAATACCATTATCAAAACAAAATTTGAAAATGTTTCAATTTTACCTGCAGCCAGCAATCGTTTGGCAACCATTGAAACTGAATATGCTAATGTTGAGGGTCGTGAACTACTTTTAAAAGACATTCTTGATCAAGTAAAAGATACTTACGATTTTATCTTCATTGATTGTCCTCCTTCGCTTGGAATGCTTTCAATTCAAGCATTTACTTCGTCAGATACAGTTTTGATCACTTTGCAAAGTGAATTTTATGCTCTGGAAGGACTTAGCCAGTTACTTAATACTATTGATCAGGTCCGTCGCCGCTCGAATCCTCAGTTAGGAATTGAGGGTGTTTTGATTACGATGTATGATGCACGGACATTGCTCGGTGCTCAAGTAATTGGCGATGTTCGTAATTATTTTTATAATAAAGTATACGATACGATTATTCCTCGCAATATTGGTTTAGCGGAGGCGCCAAGTCATCAAATGCCAATTTATTATTATGATAGTCGTTCAAAGGGGGCAATCGCCTATATTGAGTTAGCCAAGGAGGTACTTCAAGCAAATGGCAACTAA
- a CDS encoding IS110 family transposase, translating into MRTVFGIDISSKTSNVAISVDQNVVNQYKFDNDQIGFDRLLNDLNSVKEPEIVFEATGVYSRSLQKLLQDHGYQYTCLNPLVAKKQLDSLRPRKTDATDAFNLAQTQFQLNRKPSYQQDPVYDQLKDLSRFYQEISTDLVRAKTRLHRALQMTFPSVERILSTPNGTLYWNLVKRYPLSTMVPTGDPEELAPVVLNSTNKNMSQARALKIAAKLQDLAQACHPAVSSNSSMIKQVRYLADEALRLQDLKHDLIQEMIELAQDLPEYEILLSIPGIGEVTAVLLIAEIGDIRRFTSANKVNAYIGIDLRHYESGNYEAADHISKRGNPYGRKILYQMVMNIVSSTSSKTSKQMHVADYYRNKKQSAPSHSTKKIAIASMHRLLRTMYILIIKNQKYSYHPTTKRQ; encoded by the coding sequence ATGAGAACTGTTTTCGGAATTGATATCAGCAGCAAGACTTCAAATGTTGCCATATCCGTTGATCAAAATGTCGTGAACCAATATAAATTTGACAATGATCAGATCGGTTTTGATCGCCTTTTAAATGATCTTAACTCGGTTAAAGAACCAGAGATCGTCTTTGAAGCCACTGGGGTCTACTCCCGCAGTTTACAAAAGTTACTGCAAGATCACGGGTATCAATATACTTGCCTTAATCCCTTAGTTGCCAAGAAACAGTTAGACAGTCTGCGTCCTCGTAAAACTGACGCTACTGATGCTTTTAATTTGGCTCAAACTCAGTTTCAACTAAATCGTAAACCTAGTTATCAGCAAGATCCCGTTTATGATCAATTAAAAGATTTGAGTCGTTTCTACCAGGAAATCAGTACAGATCTAGTTCGAGCGAAGACGAGGCTTCATCGAGCACTCCAAATGACTTTTCCAAGTGTTGAGAGAATTCTCAGCACGCCTAATGGCACACTCTATTGGAACTTAGTTAAGAGATATCCTCTGAGTACGATGGTTCCCACTGGAGATCCTGAAGAACTAGCACCAGTGGTGCTTAATTCTACCAATAAGAATATGTCACAAGCCAGGGCACTAAAGATTGCAGCTAAACTACAAGATTTAGCCCAAGCCTGTCATCCAGCTGTCAGCAGTAATTCAAGCATGATCAAGCAGGTTCGTTACTTGGCTGACGAGGCACTCAGACTTCAAGATTTAAAGCATGACTTAATTCAAGAAATGATTGAACTGGCTCAAGACCTCCCTGAATATGAGATCTTACTTAGTATTCCAGGCATTGGCGAAGTAACCGCCGTTCTTTTAATTGCCGAAATCGGTGACATTAGACGTTTTACTTCAGCTAATAAAGTGAATGCTTATATTGGAATTGATCTGAGACATTATGAGTCGGGAAATTACGAAGCAGCCGATCACATCAGTAAACGGGGGAATCCTTATGGGCGCAAAATTCTTTATCAGATGGTGATGAATATTGTCTCTTCAACCAGCAGTAAAACTTCTAAGCAGATGCATGTTGCAGATTATTACCGAAACAAAAAGCAATCAGCCCCGTCTCATTCGACGAAGAAGATTGCCATTGCTTCGATGCACCGCCTGCTTAGAACGATGTACATCCTGATCATTAAAAATCAGAAATATTCTTATCATCCGACGACAAAGCGCCAATAG
- a CDS encoding ParB/RepB/Spo0J family partition protein codes for MPNNFFNFFKPEEENNREDEGRLMKINVEDITANRHQPRKIFQEDKIKELAQSIEKNGLLQPIVVREYEPEKYEIIAGERRFRAVQSLKWPAIEAIVREFDNTASAIQALNENLQRENLSVIEEAQAYQELLKMTKGTQESLARQLGKSQSSIANKLRLLKLDQEVQQSIAEGKISERHGRELLRLSETDQKSVLKEVIENNFNVKQTKDLIDQRLNKVEKPTKKAKNKPRANILNKMDSLLLATQTVKQSLDVIEKNGIIVSQKVKQVSKDQVEMVIELKKNNGDPLNLDAKKNNGGN; via the coding sequence ATGCCAAATAATTTTTTTAATTTTTTCAAGCCTGAAGAAGAAAATAATCGTGAAGATGAAGGCCGTTTAATGAAGATTAATGTTGAAGACATTACTGCTAATCGGCATCAGCCACGTAAAATTTTCCAAGAAGATAAGATTAAAGAATTGGCGCAAAGCATTGAGAAAAATGGTTTGCTCCAACCAATTGTCGTGCGTGAGTACGAGCCTGAAAAATACGAAATAATTGCTGGTGAACGTAGATTTAGGGCAGTTCAATCGCTTAAATGGCCTGCGATTGAGGCAATTGTACGAGAATTTGATAATACTGCTTCTGCCATTCAAGCTCTAAATGAAAATTTGCAACGGGAAAATCTTTCAGTTATTGAAGAAGCTCAGGCCTATCAAGAATTGTTAAAAATGACTAAGGGTACGCAGGAATCGTTAGCGCGCCAGCTGGGAAAAAGTCAGAGTTCTATTGCAAATAAGCTGCGTTTATTAAAACTTGATCAAGAGGTTCAACAATCAATTGCTGAAGGTAAAATTTCAGAGCGTCACGGGCGCGAACTCTTACGTTTGAGTGAGACAGATCAAAAATCTGTATTAAAAGAAGTAATTGAAAACAATTTCAATGTAAAACAAACGAAAGATTTGATTGATCAAAGGTTAAATAAGGTTGAAAAACCAACTAAAAAAGCTAAAAATAAGCCGCGAGCTAATATTTTAAATAAAATGGATAGCTTACTTTTGGCAACTCAGACGGTCAAACAGTCACTCGATGTTATTGAAAAAAACGGCATAATAGTGAGCCAGAAAGTTAAGCAAGTTAGTAAAGATCAGGTTGAGATGGTAATTGAACTCAAGAAAAATAATGGAGATCCGCTAAATTTGGATGCCAAGAAGAATAATGGTGGTAACTAG